agcgctgtggaacatccagctGCCCTTTTGCGAACTTCCGACGTGCAGCAAtgggtttttttggacagcagtggcttcttccgtggtgtcctcccatgaacaccattcttgtttagtgttttatgtatcgtagactcgtcaacagatgttagcatgttccagagatttctgtaagtctttagctgacactctctAGGATTCTTAACCTTTTCTTAACCtccattgagcattctgcactgtggtcttgcagtcatctttgcaggacggccactcctagggagagtagcaacagtgctgaacttcctccatttatagacaatttgtcttaccgtggactgatgaacatcaaagcttttagagatacttttgtaacctttTCCAGATttttgcaagtcaacaattcttaatcttaggtcttctgagatctcatttgtttgaggcatggttcacttctggcaatgcttcttgtgaatagcaaactcaaattttgtgagttctttatagggcaaggcagctctaaccaacatctccaatctcgtctcagtGATtgggactccaggttagctgactcctgactccaattagcttttggagaagtcattagcctaggagttcacatacttttcaaacctacactgtgaatgtttaaatgatgtgctcaatatagacaagaaaaacacAATAATTTgtatgttattagtttaagcacactgtttgtctattgttgtgacttagatgaagatcagatcaaacgttatgaccaatttatgcagaaatccaggtaattccaaagggtgcacatactttttcttgccactatgTTTGACTAAAATAATAATTTCAaatcttgcttacatttgtatacaaccACGTGTCTCTCTGTTATGCATGCGAATACTTGAGAACAGACtctcttggagctgatttcctggtgtttttagtcattttagtatCTGTACATGAAGCCTATAGCAATACTATTCAGGCCCTGGGGGCCTCTCTGCAGTACTGctgcctttctcctctccctctggccCTTACTCTATCAAGCAATGTAATTGAATCATCCATGACATGCACACACTTGGTTTCCCAGGTTTAAATCAGTTGAAGGAAAGAATGAAAACCAGTAGAACTGTGGACCTTGAGGCCAGGATTTCAATATTACTGGCCTACTGTAGGACTATCTATAGCATGTGCTGAAGTACTGTGTTTGACTTGCAGGTGCTGGACAGAGCCACGAGGGGGTAATGTCTGACAGCGGTGGTGCTGCCAACAGCAATAGCTGGACTGTCCTCACAGCAGAGGTACGCTCTCTTCAcactttactgtgtgtgtgcacTGCAGAGTTTACAAAAGTTTGAGTTTtgaacatttgtttttcaaatgggATTAATGTGTCACCATATGGGTCAATGAAATAATGTGTGTGTCTCAGGAGACTGTTGCTGAGACACTGAGGCCtgtagaggagagaacagagcacCATGAAGATACACCCAGTCATACTGCTGCAGAGAAACCTACAGGTACACCCAGTCATACTGCTGCAGAGAAACCTACAGGTACACCCAGTCATACTGCTGCAGAGAAACCTACAGGTACACCCAGTCATACAGTGAGCACCAAAAGTATTGGaaatgttttggctctgtactccggATTTGAAATGAGGTTATTTTCATACATATTGGGTGAACTGTGTAGAAATAACAGCACTTGTTGTACATAGTACCCCTAGTATAGGGGAAAATTTCACTTctctattaaagtagtcaaacgtTTAGTATTACATAAAGCGTGTGACTCTAcatacttgttggatgcatttgctgtttgttttggttgtttcagatAATTTTTTGCCCATTAGAAATAAATGGTAAATTAATGAATTGTATAATTTTAAGTCATgtttattgtaaataaaaatataatatgtttgtaaacacttctacattaatgtggaagCTGCCAagattacggatagtcctgaatgaattgtgaataatgatgagtgagaaaataaGACGATCAaatatcacccccccccccaaaacaaaatgctaacctctcctgttattgtaatggtgagagactAGCATGTCGTGgcggtatgatataaaatgctaacctctcctgttattgtaatggtgagagattagcatgtcgtggcggtatgatataaaatgctaacctctcctgttattgtaatggtgagagattagcatgtagtggcggtatgatataaaatgctaacctctcctgttattgtaatggtgagagattagcatgtcatgggggtatgatataaaatgctaacctcctctgtatttgtaatggtgagagattagcatgtcgtGGGGGTataatataaaatgctaacctctcctgttattgtaatgagagattagcatgtcttgggggtatgatataaaatgctaacctcccttgttattgtaatggtaagaggttagcatgtcttgggggtattacataaaatgctaacctctcctgttattgtaatggtgagagattagcatgtcgtggcggtatgatataaaatgctaacctctcctgtatttgtaatggtgagagattagcatgtcgtggcggtatgatataaaatgctaacctctcctgtatttgtaatggtgagagattagcatgtcgtgggggtatgatataaaatgctaacctctcctgtCATTGTAATGAGAGATTAGCAtatcttggaggtatgatataaaatgctaaccactcctgttattgtaatggtgagcgaTTAGTATGTCTTGggagtatgatatttgtgcgtctatcTTTCTGACTCAtcgttattcacgattcattcaggactatccataatcatggtagcatccacattaatgtggaAGTGTTTTGAAGtgtttatttacaataaaagtgactacaaaatgacactacattatTAACCATTAATTTCCATTGGGCACAACATAATATGAAACACAACcagaacaaactgcaaatgcagccaacaagtttgtagagtaacAAGCTTACTGcaatcattgtgtgctaggaatatgggaccaaatactaaactttggaCTAATTTAATACACATAATATAAATTAATTTGTCCcagtacttttggtcccctaaaatgtgaggactatgtacaaaaagtggtgTAATTTCTAAATGATATGGATGACTATACCCTGAAATTAAAGTAGAGTCTGACTTTAACCTCAGTcactgtatcatttcaaatccaaagtgccggagtacagagccaaaacgacaacaaaaaaatcactgtcccaatactttcggAGCTCACTGTATTGCCACATGAGAACCTACAGGTACACAACACATATTGCAACAGTGGTgatttttagcatgtaaatcttggtggggcaaactcaattttttttgttgttgattcatgccaataaagccactaAACAACACTACACAATACATCAATTGcaatataacggtgacaaacagtgcccacaaactgttagggcctacatgaagttgtcccaacagcagagcattCTTTTcaacaccatggagtgaatccttaccactgctacacctggctatcagctgggccttgtctggcagcgacacagttcattcagcctcatttactgcctttaaaaaaacatagctgacttATTAACATGGCTGacttatttaacctctctgggcctactcaacagccagtgtaatcccgtggcgcgatattcaaataccttggaaatggtattacttcaatttctcaaacatatgactattttgcaccattttaaagacaagactctcgttaatctaaccacactgtccgatttcaaaaaggctttacaacgaaagcaaaacattagattatgtcagcagagtacccagccagaaataatcagacacccatttttcaagctagcatataatgtcacataaacccaaaccacagctaaatgcagcactaacctttgatcatcttcatcagataacaatcctaggacattatgttatacaatacatgcatgttttgttcaatcaagttcatatttatatcaaaaaacagctttttacattagcatgtgactagcatgtgactagcattcccaacgaacacttccggtgaatttactaaattactcacgataaacgttcacaaaaaacataacaattattttaagaattatagatacagaactcctttatgcactcgctatgtccaaatttaaaatagcttttcggtgaaagcacattttgcaatattctgagtagatagcccggccatcacaggctagctattttgacacccaccaagtgtggtactcaccaaactccgatttactattagaaaagtttgattacctttgctgtctttgtcagaatgcactcccaggacttctacttcaataacaaatgttggtttggttcaaaataatccatagttatatccaaatagcggcgttttgtttgtgcgttcaagacactatccgatgggtaaagaagggtgacgcgcccgacgcgtttcgtgacaaaaaaattcaaaatattccattaacgtactttgaagcatgtcaaccgctgtttaaaatcaatttttatgctatttttctcgtaaaaaagcgataatattccgaccgggagtggtggttttctttcaaagagagagaaagtaaacatggtgtcggctcgggcacgcgcctccagtctcattgtcctcagatcgaccacttacaaaatgcgctaatgtttttcagccagggcctgcaaagccaccattcagctttctggcgccttctgagagcctatgggagcattagaaaatgtcacgtcatgccagagatcccccgttttggttagagatgatcaagaaggccatgaaatggtcagagagagcgcttcctgtttggaatcttctcaggttttggcctgccaaatgagttctgttatactcacagacaccattcaaacagttttagaaactttagggtgttttctatccaaatcaaacaattatatgcatattctagttactgggcaggagtagtaaccagattaaatcgggtacgttttttatccggctgtgcaaatactgccccctatccccaacaggttaaacaaatgtggtttcctcTGACAATTAAGATGTACAAACTTGTgccataagggaacgatgagcggataagaATCAATCTGTAATtatgattaagacattaatgagcgagctaaaatggacgtagtcaatataactttgTTCAGCAATTGAAatatacagtgacagaattcagaacatgggctgttcttacagtattcctcctgtacaccaagtcagaaccgtaggatcaATAAagtgggcatataagcagacaatgaaagctcttacaatattcagtgtctacatttctccaaaacaggctataggcacaagtcagaacagtaggctatgtTATGAGGGGGAAAGTTACCAAatctattagggtgaggcacatgagcTACTaatagcttactacacaacatatttAGCTGAAGtacacatatctccctggcatattacatcatttatgcagcagcatacaagacatgttTGGACTCATCttgttgtgctcacttgaacaggaaggtggcgcagcaGTCCATCTTGTGGGCaacttttgtcatcaaagtctggcattctctggctttatggtgctttcaagacaactgggaactctaggggggggggggggaacaaggtcaaatcatgatcttcaggtcggagcgcTAGAAAGAGGCTTGAGTTCCCGACTTAGAATtcagagttggatgaccattcaaaacatattttcccaatCGGaacttgttttttttcccccagagttcccacttgtcttgaactcactcaagtctgagatttcccagttccgaaatatgccgtgttcaaaacaacgtGGCAGAtttcggaactgggaaatctgacttgagtgagtttatccttttaagcttggaaaagagacccttaaacccagacttggatcaCACACCctttccactgaatagcaggctagtgatggctttgcaacgcttgcagttagccactgattccttccaaaccactcattgttgaatttgcgattccctacttgttgtgtaatgtttgtccaatggccaatgagcaaCGATACATTtagtataatttctcttcatatgacaattaTTGAAAATGATTTGCCAGTACATTGTCGACTTGACTCATGATGACtgtttgctagctaagattttgaaagtatcatgttgacatgatcagtccaatcaaagctacggtagatagtgTATTCAGAccattgacattttccacattttgttatactacagccttattctaaaattgattacaatgattaaaaaaactatctacacacaataccccatcatgacaaagcaaaaacgttttttattttagcaaacttatgtatcacatttacataagtattaagatcctttactcagtactttgttgaagcatctttggcagtgattacagccccgagtcttcttgggtatgatgatacaagcttggcacacctgtatttggagtttctcccattgttctctgcagatccccctcaagctctgtcaggttggatgtggagtgtcgctgcacaactTTTTTtaggtgtctccagagatgttcgattgggttcaagtccgggctctggctgggccactcaaggacattcagagacttgtcctgaaaccaATCCTGCGCTGTccgggctgtgtgcttagggtcattgtcctgttggaagatgaaccttcgccccaatctgaggtcctgagcgctctggagcaggttttcatcaaggatctctctgtactttgctctgttcatctttccctcgatcctgacgagtctcccagtccctgccgctgaaaaacatccacacagcatgatgtgccaccaccatgcttcaccgtaggatggtgcaaggtttcctccagacgtgacacttggtattcaggccaaagagttcaatcttggtttcatcagaccagagaatcttgtttctcatggtctgagagtccttcaggtgccttgtGGCAAACTTCAAGCTGGCCTTTAACTGAGCAGTGGCTTCGgtgtggccactctaccataaatgccggattgttggagtgctgcagagatggttgtccttctggaaggttctcccatccccatagaggaactatggagtgctgtcaaagtgaccatagggttcttggtcacctccctgaccaggcctttctcccccgattgctcagtttggccgggcggccagttctaggaatagtcttggtgtttccaaacttcttccattttagaattatggaggccactgtgttcttgtggaccttcattGCTGCAGAATCTGCCACCACAGAAAGCGCTGAGCTAGGcaaaaacacctgcattttggagctgcgtTACTCAAGAAAtctaaaaagagaccatgtttgtatgcagcgtTATTAactcattgtttgcaaactgatatgtgaaacatattaatgccaaataacatacaaaacaggtggggctctgccctgCCGTGAATGACGGGTCGCAACTGCAATAGTATAACCTACAGGCACTAATACTGTTATACTACTTAACCTctaacatgtctgtctgtctatcagaGAGTAGGCCTGGGGAGGATGCAGTGTCTGCTGAAGAGTCTCACTCTGTGAAGCTACAGCAGGTTAGAGATCCATCTCTTATGACACCCCACCTAGGATCATATCTAGCTAGAGGAAACACTGACTGATCTTGGACACTAACAGTTGTTTCACATCCATCCCCAGGAGACCCAGGAAACACAACCAGAGAGAGATAAGGATTACACCCATGACCTTCCCTTTGACCCTGTCCCTGACTCAACCCCTGCCCTTGACTCCTCTGCTAGTGTTGCTCCTCCGAGCTCTCTGTTAGAAGTCCCCGCCCCCACAGGGCTTGACCCAGATACACACAGCCAATCCAGAAGCCTCCCTGGGAACCCAGCCCCTCCCATCTCTGACCCTGATTCGTTCTCTGACTCCTACACCCACATTAGCTCCTCCCCCGACCTTGAAGAGCCCCCTGCCTTGCTGCTCAACACTGAGCCACCGGAAGAGGTGGGGCTTGTACAGGAAGTGGAGGGGTATATACAGGATGTGCATCATCATTATGAGGAGGGGCTTgggcaggaagaggaggagtctgatCTGTCTGAGGTCGGGGCCAAGACAGGTGAGACACAAGGCATCTGTCTGGATCACCGTAACAACATTAGCTTCACTGTCACTTCGCCTTAAAATGTAGTTTGTGTGAACTGTCCCTTTAAAGCTAATGTTTAGTGGTTCTACGTCCCCTCTTTCTCCCTGGGCCAGACTCTCATCTGGAAGCAGaggtggtgggggaggaggaaggggtgtcaggggtgaggaggaggagggggtctcTCCTGGCGGCTCTGGAGCGGATcggaagggaagaggaggaggaggaggaggatgagttcCGGATTCCGCAGCAGAGGGAGCAAGAGGAGACTGGTTTCTCTCTCAACAAGTGCATCCTAGGAGCTGTCATACTGCTGGGCCTCGGAACCATCTTCTTCTCAGGTGTGTGTCTCTGCAGTTTCTGTTACCATGGGAACATACAATATTGTTACCTTTAAGTGAACGGTGTATGACctacacacacctgtatgtcaccTGTGCCTGTCTCTTCTCTATGACAGTAACACAATGTGCTTCACATAATGATGACTGATCAGACTAAAGGGATTTGTCCCCCACATCACAGCTAGTCAGTAGTGTGTTGGTTGAAGTAGTGGTCACAGATAAAGGTCTATCTGAGACTGTATTATGTCTACAGGTGTCTTCATGGACCTGGATGGTGGtaggttgtgcgtgtgtgtgtgtgtgtgtgtgtgtgtgtgtgtgtaccagaggAAAAGAGGAGTGTTATGCGATTAACACTCACATGCTTGGTTGACAGTGCTCTCCATGCTTTCCCAAGATGCACTGCTCTCTCTAGATCTACActgtatataatattactattcAATGAATGTTAGAAATTGATATTCGCTTAATgatttagtttttttcccccctgtgtAACTGAAGGGTTACTTAGCCAATTACAAATGACAAGTGCATGTTGATAAtgataatgtgtgtgtgcatgctgagGGGGCTTTGTGCAGGTGAATGTTTCCTGCCCATCCTCATGACACCGTTTGAGTGTGTTTTGATGCATTATGTTGGATCTCAATGCTTTGATGAGGAAGCTCCTGACATGCACTGATGCACTGTGTGTTGCATTCCATCCTTGTGttttgttgtcatggtgatggtgcATCCTAGTGTTTGTGTGTAGAGTGATGTGTATTGTCCCCAATGTATTATGTCATATGATGTCTGTGGTTGTCTCCATTGTCTTTATGATGCATTATACTTGTTATAACTGTGATATAATGCCTTGTAACATTCTTTGTCAGTCTTGTGATGCGTTATAACAGCTGTTGTCCTTCCAGAGGGGGACTATGATGCCAGGGAGCTGAGAGAAACAGAGGTGGTGGGAAAACAGGtcagcctctttctctctctatcttatcCCCCGCTAACTTCAaaattcaagtgtgtgtgtgtgtgtgtgtgtgtgtgtgtaatgtttgtctgtgtgttatcAAAGGAATGGCTGAATCCTGAGGTTCCTCTTCCACCACCTGTAGATGTTGACAGTACAGACCAACTGAATAAACTGGCTAAAGAAGACCCACGGATAGCTGTACTGCAAGCCCAACTCCTGGTAGGCCCCtcgctgtgctctctctctctctctctctctctctctctctctctctctctctctctctctctctctctctctctctctctctctctctctctctctctctctctctctctctcttcctctccccctctctctctttctttctgactTAAtgtacaactgtgtgtgtgtgtgtgtgctgcctatATTCTCAAAGGGTCgtctttgtttttttttaaatcaggcaCAGAAAGAGGAGCTAAAAGTAGCCCAGAAGGAGGcggaggatggagggaaggagagaaagaagagggaggaggtggagaaggagcaCGGTAGGCTGAAGAAAGAGATGACATCGCTCCCTGTCCTTCAGAAGGAGAacgagaggatgaagagagagctGGAGTCTGTTCCTGTCTTACAGAAGGATCTAGAGACACTCAGAGCCACAGTGACTGAACTaaaacacagcacaggtacttaGGAGTAGACCTGgcttcaaatactatttaaaatcaTTTACAATACTGTACTTCAGCTGGGCTTGATTGAGAATGCCTGGCACAATAACATTTTCTTAACTGCAAGCCCCGCCCACCTGGTACGCCAGGCATGCTAAAGCAATCCCTAAAAGTATTTGGAAGATTTCCAGTAGTATTTGAACCCACAGGTCtgtgtaggagagagggaggggagtagGGAatgtgaaggagggaggaagaggacaggGGGAAAGAGCTAGCTAGTGACACTAATAGCCACAGTGACTgaactagcacacacacacaacatgtacatgcacacaaacacaaacatttcTAATTCTCTTCAATTCTTTCCTTAGCCAAAGAAGCAGCTTCACCTCCAGTCTCTGCCTCTGTCCTGCCCCCCTCTGGCCAAGCTGGGGATGACAGCCAGAACACAGccggaacgatagagagagagggcaagaaacCAGGGAAGGGAGAGAAAAAAGAGTTGAAGGAAGAGAAGACGGATTGGAATAAGGGAGGGAAGAAGGGTTATAAGGTAGAAAAAGAGTGGAGAAGTGGAAAATATGACCAGGAGAAAGAAGGAAAAGAGGAGAAAGAGTGGAAGAAGAAAGAAGACAAGAAGGGAGAATGGAAGAAAGATAAATCTAGCAGAGGGAATGAGGGCAAACCATGGAAGGACAGAGGAAACAAGATGGAATGGAAGGAGAAGAGTGAGAAAAAAGACTGGAAGGTGGAGAAAGATTGGAAAAAGGAAAAACCTGAAAGATGGAGTGATAGCAAGGAGTGGAAAAAAAGCAAGGATGAGAGGAAGGGAAAAGAGgagaaaaatcaaaagaaaggaGGTTGGGTTgagtggaagggagagaagaaTGGAAAAGAGGACAAAAATCAAAGAAAAGGAGGTTATAATAAGGGCAGGGATgagtggaagggagagaaggagtggaagggagagaagaaTGGAAAAGAGGAGAAAAATCTAAGAAAAGGAGGTTGGAATAAGGGCAGGGATgagtggaagggagagaaggagtggaAGAATGACAAGGATGACTATAAGGACCTTGGCaaaggatggaaggagagaggagagagaaaggagtggaAGGAAGAGAAAGACTGGACAAAGAAAGACGGAAAGAAAGACGTCAGTAAAGAGTGGAAGAGTAAGGACAACAGGAGAGAAAATGAGTGGTCTGATGGAAATAGAAAGATGGAAGGATTGAAGGAGGAGAGAAACGGAGGAAACTGGAAAAAggacagagggaatgacaagTACGAGAAGGACCACCACTACTCTCAGGAAgggcagaaagagaggagaaagagagaaaagggccCTCCCCAAACCCACCGCCGACCCCCCCTTGAGCAACCTGACTACTGGAGTCACCAGAGAGAACGACTGCAGCACAAACCCAACCCTCAAACCCACTGCAGTTCAGTGGAGGCCTGCGCCCAGGCAGAGGGGCTGCTCCCTGTCACCATGCCGGAGTTTGAGGCCCTGCTCCTGGGTTACCTGGTCAAGGCAGAGAGGGTGGGGGTGGAGGCCTCCAAGAGGGAGGAGCTCAGTAAGCTAACCAAGGAGTTCTTCAGTGACGGAGTGTTCGTTCACGACCAGATGAGCTTCAAGGACTTTGTGGAGGATGTGGATGACATCTTAGAGGATATGGTGGAGgatgaggaggtagaggaggagatggatgacTTTGAGGAAGAGGCAATGAACAGGTTTTCAGttccagggagaggagagagggagaagtggaggaaggagagtgggagaggacGGGTGTgatggagtgagaaagagagtcaACACATGTCAGGAGGAGCGGAAAGATGGAGGTGGAGGAAAATAGATGGATGTGCTACAAGGTAGAATTTAGGaggagcaatatatatatatattacgaccaccgttcaaaagtttggggtcatttagaaatgtccttgtttttgaaagaaaagcactttttttttgtccattaaaatcaaattgatcagaaatacaatgtagacattgttagtgttgtaaattactattgtagctggaaactgctgatttttaatgaaatatctacataggcgtacagaggcccattatcagcaaccatcactcctgtgttccaatggcacgttgtgttagctaatccaagtttatcattttaaaaggctaattgatcattagaaaacattagtgtctagtttgagaaacagatgcctcacaagtcctcaactggcagcttcattaaatagtacccgcaaaacaccagtctcaacgtcaacagtgaagaggcgactccgggatgctggccttctaggcagagttgcaaagaaaaagccatatctcagactggccaataaaaagaaaagattaagatgggcaaaagaacacagacactggacaaaggaactctgcctagaaggccagcatcccggagtcgcctcttcactgttgacgttgagactggtgttttgcgggtactatttaatgaagctgccagttgaggacttgtgaggcatctgtttctcaaactagacactctaatgtacttgtcctcttgctcagttgtgcaccggggcctaccactcctctttctattctggtagagccagtttgcactgttctgtgaagggagtattacactgcgctgtacgagatcttcagattcttggcaatttctcgcattgaGAAATtcaattctcagaacaagaatagactgagtttcagaagaaagcgcTTTATCATTTTCTCTAGATATTTTTAATGTTCTTTTACATACTAACATCATTTGAGCCGGAATACAGTGAAGAGGAGTTGAGACAGCGAGAACAAGAATTGCGAGACCAGCAAGCAGCGATGGGGAGCCACGGGCAGACTAGTGGTGCCTATGCAGGTGCTGTCTAGCCATGCCGACAGAAGAGaacgtggtcccgtgtggctcagttggtagagcatggtgtttgcaacgccaaggttgtgggtttgattcccgcaggggaccagtacaggaaaaaatgtatgaaatgtatgcattcactactgtaagtcgctctggataagagcgtctgctaaatgactaaaatgtaaatgtatttctcagaacaagaatagactgatgagtttcagaagaaaggtctttatttctggccattttgagcctgtaatcgaacccacaaatgctcatGCCCCAGTTACTCAACtactctaaagaaggccagttttattgcttctttaatcagtacaacagttttcaactgtgctatcataattgcaaaagtgttttctaatgattaattagccttttaaaattgaattagctaacacaggagtgatggttgctgataatgggcctctgttcgcctttgtagatattccattaaaaatcagccgtttccatctacagcagtcatttacaacattaacaatgtctacactgtatttctaatcaat
The sequence above is drawn from the Salmo salar chromosome ssa05, Ssal_v3.1, whole genome shotgun sequence genome and encodes:
- the pbxip1b gene encoding pre-B-cell leukemia transcription factor-interacting protein 1 isoform X1, with product MSDSGGAANSNSWTVLTAEETVAETLRPVEERTEHHEDTPSHTAAEKPTGTPSHTAAEKPTGTPSHTAAEKPTESRPGEDAVSAEESHSVKLQQETQETQPERDKDYTHDLPFDPVPDSTPALDSSASVAPPSSLLEVPAPTGLDPDTHSQSRSLPGNPAPPISDPDSFSDSYTHISSSPDLEEPPALLLNTEPPEEVGLVQEVEGYIQDVHHHYEEGLGQEEEESDLSEVGAKTVVLRPLFLPGPDSHLEAEVVGEEEGVSGVRRRRGSLLAALERIGREEEEEEEDEFRIPQQREQEETGFSLNKCILGAVILLGLGTIFFSGVFMDLDGEGDYDARELRETEVVGKQEWLNPEVPLPPPVDVDSTDQLNKLAKEDPRIAVLQAQLLAQKEELKVAQKEAEDGGKERKKREEVEKEHGRLKKEMTSLPVLQKENERMKRELESVPVLQKDLETLRATVTELKHSTAKEAASPPVSASVLPPSGQAGDDSQNTAGTIEREGKKPGKGEKKELKEEKTDWNKGGKKGYKVEKEWRSGKYDQEKEGKEEKEWKKKEDKKGEWKKDKSSRGNEGKPWKDRGNKMEWKEKSEKKDWKVEKDWKKEKPERWSDSKEWKKSKDERKGKEEKNQKKGGWVEWKGEKNGKEDKNQRKGGYNKGRDEWKGEKEWKGEKNGKEEKNLRKGGWNKGRDEWKGEKEWKNDKDDYKDLGKGWKERGERKEWKEEKDWTKKDGKKDVSKEWKSKDNRRENEWSDGNRKMEGLKEERNGGNWKKDRGNDKYEKDHHYSQEGQKERRKREKGPPQTHRRPPLEQPDYWSHQRERLQHKPNPQTHCSSVEACAQAEGLLPVTMPEFEALLLGYLVKAERVGVEASKREELSKLTKEFFSDGVFVHDQMSFKDFVEDVDDILEDMVEDEEVEEEMDDFEEEAMNRFSVPGRGEREKWRKESGRGRV
- the pbxip1b gene encoding pre-B-cell leukemia transcription factor-interacting protein 1 isoform X2 yields the protein MSDSGGAANSNSWTVLTAEETVAETLRPVEERTEHHEDTPSHTAAEKPTGTPSHTAAEKPTGTPSHTAAEKPTESRPGEDAVSAEESHSVKLQQETQETQPERDKDYTHDLPFDPVPDSTPALDSSASVAPPSSLLEVPAPTGLDPDTHSQSRSLPGNPAPPISDPDSFSDSYTHISSSPDLEEPPALLLNTEPPEEVGLVQEVEGYIQDVHHHYEEGLGQEEEESDLSEVGAKTVVLRPLFLPGPDSHLEAEVVGEEEGVSGVRRRRGSLLAALERIGREEEEEEEDEFRIPQQREQEETGFSLNKCILGAVILLGLGTIFFSEGDYDARELRETEVVGKQEWLNPEVPLPPPVDVDSTDQLNKLAKEDPRIAVLQAQLLAQKEELKVAQKEAEDGGKERKKREEVEKEHGRLKKEMTSLPVLQKENERMKRELESVPVLQKDLETLRATVTELKHSTAKEAASPPVSASVLPPSGQAGDDSQNTAGTIEREGKKPGKGEKKELKEEKTDWNKGGKKGYKVEKEWRSGKYDQEKEGKEEKEWKKKEDKKGEWKKDKSSRGNEGKPWKDRGNKMEWKEKSEKKDWKVEKDWKKEKPERWSDSKEWKKSKDERKGKEEKNQKKGGWVEWKGEKNGKEDKNQRKGGYNKGRDEWKGEKEWKGEKNGKEEKNLRKGGWNKGRDEWKGEKEWKNDKDDYKDLGKGWKERGERKEWKEEKDWTKKDGKKDVSKEWKSKDNRRENEWSDGNRKMEGLKEERNGGNWKKDRGNDKYEKDHHYSQEGQKERRKREKGPPQTHRRPPLEQPDYWSHQRERLQHKPNPQTHCSSVEACAQAEGLLPVTMPEFEALLLGYLVKAERVGVEASKREELSKLTKEFFSDGVFVHDQMSFKDFVEDVDDILEDMVEDEEVEEEMDDFEEEAMNRFSVPGRGEREKWRKESGRGRV